A portion of the Acidisarcina polymorpha genome contains these proteins:
- a CDS encoding zinc-dependent alcohol dehydrogenase: MLTQLTEMNAAVLYGQEDVRIERVPMPHPEKGEIVVEVQAALTCGTDLKTYRRGYHAKMLALPALFGHELAGVVEAVGAGVTRFAAGMRVVALNSAPCGKCFWCARQQENLCEDLLFNNGAYAEYIRIPARIVEKNTLVVPSHVPLEHAALTEPLACVVRGLEESGARPGDTISVIGAGPIGLMFIHAAALSGLRVIAVVKRPEQVESARLFGAEEIVRTTGTRDVIAAVRGFTEKGRGVDIAIDAAATPMTWQWAVDMVRRGGTVNFFGGCAVGTRVSLDTNRLHYNDITLKASFHHTPATCRRAFDLVVSGRFKCSEYITGRARLMELNSVFRKLMDRSNDIKTAIIP; the protein is encoded by the coding sequence ATGCTGACTCAGCTAACTGAAATGAACGCGGCGGTGTTGTACGGACAAGAGGATGTCCGGATTGAACGCGTTCCCATGCCCCACCCTGAGAAGGGCGAAATCGTGGTTGAGGTCCAAGCCGCGCTTACCTGTGGCACCGATCTCAAGACCTACCGCCGCGGCTATCACGCGAAGATGCTGGCGCTGCCTGCGCTTTTCGGGCATGAATTGGCCGGGGTAGTTGAAGCGGTTGGAGCGGGAGTCACCCGCTTCGCTGCAGGGATGCGAGTCGTGGCGCTGAACTCGGCCCCATGCGGTAAATGTTTCTGGTGTGCGCGCCAGCAGGAAAATCTCTGCGAAGACCTCTTATTTAACAATGGAGCGTATGCGGAATATATCCGTATACCCGCCCGCATTGTTGAAAAGAACACGCTGGTCGTTCCCTCGCATGTGCCACTGGAGCATGCGGCGCTGACCGAGCCGCTGGCATGTGTCGTTCGTGGGCTGGAAGAGAGCGGGGCCCGTCCTGGAGATACGATCTCGGTGATTGGCGCCGGTCCGATCGGGCTCATGTTTATTCATGCCGCCGCATTGAGCGGCCTGCGCGTCATCGCGGTGGTGAAACGTCCGGAGCAAGTGGAAAGCGCTCGACTATTCGGCGCGGAAGAGATTGTGCGGACCACCGGCACGCGCGATGTGATCGCCGCCGTTCGCGGATTTACTGAAAAAGGCCGGGGCGTCGATATCGCCATTGACGCCGCGGCTACCCCGATGACGTGGCAGTGGGCGGTCGATATGGTTCGCAGAGGCGGCACGGTCAATTTTTTTGGCGGCTGCGCTGTAGGAACTCGCGTCTCGCTCGACACCAACAGGCTGCACTATAACGACATCACCCTAAAGGCCAGCTTTCACCATACCCCGGCCACCTGCCGCAGGGCCTTCGATCTGGTGGTGAGCGGGCGCTTCAAATGTAGTGAATACATTACCGGCCGCGCCCGGTTGATGGAACTGAACAGTGTCTTCCGCAAATTGATGGACCGCTCGAACGACATCAAGACGGCCATCATTCCTTGA
- a CDS encoding zinc-dependent dehydrogenase codes for MTGTGPFTVAGSLPARMKAPVYRGINDVRLEEMPVPQIGAGEVLIRVHSCGVCGTDLKKIHTGSHSAPRIFGHETAGVIAAVGRDVAGFRPGDRVVVFHHVPCGDCYYCRKKTFAQCDSYKRVGCTAGFEPSGGGFAEYVRVMDWIVKRGLVRIPDDVPFEQAAFVEPVNTCFKAVRNLKIEADETVLVIGQGPIGILLASLASRSGAKVLTSDLYPERHKIAANYGLAHPIDASREDVIAVTRAESEGRGADVVILAVGGNSLIRTAMDAARPGGRILLFAQTQHGEVTIDPAVVCMDEKSLMGSYSSSADIQEEGAKLVFEGYRNGFDLTRLISHRFPIDQAVEAIQIASNPCASSMKVMIHPGA; via the coding sequence ATGACTGGAACAGGCCCATTTACCGTGGCAGGCTCTCTTCCCGCAAGGATGAAGGCGCCCGTCTACCGCGGTATCAACGATGTCCGGTTGGAGGAAATGCCGGTTCCCCAGATTGGGGCCGGCGAAGTCCTGATCCGAGTCCACTCTTGTGGCGTCTGCGGAACCGACCTGAAAAAGATCCATACCGGCTCCCATTCCGCGCCGCGCATCTTCGGCCATGAAACCGCCGGGGTGATCGCGGCGGTAGGTCGTGACGTCGCCGGTTTCCGGCCGGGCGACCGGGTGGTGGTTTTTCACCACGTTCCCTGCGGCGATTGCTATTACTGCCGCAAGAAGACATTCGCCCAATGCGACAGCTATAAACGGGTGGGCTGCACGGCGGGGTTTGAGCCCTCGGGCGGCGGATTCGCCGAGTATGTGCGGGTGATGGATTGGATCGTGAAACGAGGACTGGTCCGGATTCCGGACGATGTGCCTTTTGAGCAGGCCGCTTTTGTCGAGCCGGTCAATACCTGCTTCAAGGCGGTCCGCAATCTCAAGATCGAGGCAGATGAGACAGTGCTGGTGATCGGGCAGGGGCCCATAGGGATTTTGCTAGCCAGCCTGGCTTCCCGTTCCGGGGCCAAGGTGCTGACCTCGGATTTATATCCGGAGCGCCATAAGATTGCTGCGAATTATGGGCTTGCCCACCCGATCGATGCCTCCCGAGAAGACGTGATCGCCGTCACCAGAGCGGAGAGTGAAGGCCGCGGCGCGGACGTCGTGATTCTTGCCGTCGGCGGAAATTCGCTCATCCGCACGGCCATGGATGCAGCGCGCCCGGGCGGCAGAATTCTCCTCTTTGCTCAGACTCAACATGGTGAGGTGACAATTGACCCAGCAGTCGTTTGCATGGATGAAAAGAGCCTGATGGGTTCGTATAGCTCCTCCGCGGATATTCAGGAGGAAGGGGCTAAGCTGGTTTTTGAGGGATACCGTAACGGGTTTGATCTGACGCGCCTTATCTCCCACCGGTTCCCCATCGACCAAGCGGTCGAAGCAATTCAAATTGCGTCTAACCCTTGTGCCAGTTCGATGAAAGTCATGATCCATCCGGGGGCGTAG
- a CDS encoding phosphorylase: MRSRIAIIAALARELQPLVRNWKRETTAAGVVVYSSEKAIAAFAGMGAARAHLATEAALSFGPVHQLTSAGWAGGLHSGLTAGTVCPVHAVIDASSGQLYEINEPNGAVTTDLAGKGMLLVTVDRVVSAEQKHRLRERFAADLVDMEAASVARAARAHQIPFASIKAISDEYNFDLPGMERFISPQGQFQEGSFAAYVALRPGLWKLVGRMARASSRASLNLCNELERFLAADENPGKA, encoded by the coding sequence TTGAGATCCAGGATTGCTATCATCGCGGCGCTAGCGAGGGAGTTGCAGCCCCTGGTTCGCAATTGGAAGCGAGAGACCACCGCCGCAGGGGTCGTGGTCTACTCTTCGGAGAAGGCGATCGCCGCATTCGCAGGCATGGGTGCGGCGCGCGCCCATCTGGCTACCGAGGCTGCGTTGAGTTTTGGACCGGTCCACCAGCTTACCTCTGCCGGTTGGGCAGGGGGACTTCACAGTGGCTTGACGGCGGGAACGGTTTGCCCAGTTCACGCGGTCATCGACGCGTCATCGGGGCAACTTTACGAGATCAACGAGCCAAATGGGGCAGTAACCACCGACCTCGCGGGCAAAGGCATGCTTCTCGTAACCGTGGATCGTGTGGTTTCAGCGGAACAGAAGCATCGCTTAAGGGAGCGATTTGCTGCCGATCTCGTTGATATGGAGGCGGCATCAGTCGCTCGGGCCGCCCGCGCGCACCAGATTCCTTTTGCCTCCATCAAGGCGATTTCGGATGAGTATAACTTCGACCTGCCGGGAATGGAGCGTTTCATCTCGCCGCAAGGCCAATTCCAGGAGGGTTCTTTTGCGGCTTATGTGGCGCTGAGGCCGGGACTCTGGAAGCTGGTCGGCCGCATGGCGCGGGCCAGCTCGCGAGCGTCACTCAATCTATGTAACGAGCTGGAACGATTCCTGGCCGCAGACGAAAACCCGGGTAAAGCGTAG
- the hpnA gene encoding hopanoid-associated sugar epimerase: MKVFLTGATGFVGSHVARELANRGAGLRLLTRKTSRLDNLKGIAGDSFVGDLCDPSTLEIGIRGCDAVMHVAADYRLWVRDPKMMYAANVDGTRDLLRLAREQGIPRFVYTSSVATMGFRRDGTIVDESTPVSLADMIGHYKRSKYLAEQEAVRAARLGQAVVILNPTTPVGPHDLKPTPTGGIIVDFLNGKFPAYVDTGLNLVDVCEVARTHADALEVGSFGERYILGGENLTLKQILDKLSAITGLPSPTVKVPHAVAMAFAFFDENVTGRLLGKEPRATVEAVRMGKKMMFASSAKAVRELGFRQVPVYPALRAAVEWFQLNGYVGDHRGSR, from the coding sequence ATGAAAGTTTTTCTTACCGGCGCAACGGGCTTTGTTGGTAGTCATGTGGCGCGAGAACTTGCTAACAGGGGAGCTGGTCTCCGTCTGCTGACGCGGAAGACAAGTCGGCTGGACAATCTGAAGGGAATCGCCGGAGATAGCTTCGTCGGAGATCTGTGCGACCCAAGCACCCTGGAGATCGGGATCCGCGGCTGCGATGCGGTGATGCATGTGGCCGCCGACTATCGGCTGTGGGTACGGGACCCCAAAATGATGTATGCCGCCAATGTGGACGGTACGCGAGATCTGCTTCGACTGGCCCGCGAACAAGGCATCCCCCGCTTCGTTTACACCTCCAGCGTGGCGACGATGGGTTTCCGGAGGGACGGCACGATTGTCGATGAATCGACGCCGGTTTCTCTTGCCGACATGATCGGACATTACAAACGTTCGAAATATCTTGCCGAGCAAGAGGCCGTCCGCGCCGCCCGGCTTGGCCAGGCGGTCGTGATTCTCAATCCAACCACGCCGGTCGGTCCTCACGATCTCAAACCCACACCTACCGGAGGAATCATTGTTGACTTTCTCAACGGCAAGTTCCCGGCGTATGTCGATACCGGACTGAACCTGGTCGATGTATGCGAAGTAGCAAGGACGCACGCGGATGCACTCGAAGTGGGCAGTTTTGGCGAACGGTACATTCTCGGTGGCGAAAATCTCACCTTGAAGCAGATCCTGGATAAGCTTTCGGCGATCACTGGGCTCCCTTCTCCGACGGTGAAGGTGCCGCATGCGGTCGCCATGGCTTTTGCTTTTTTCGATGAGAACGTCACCGGCCGACTGCTCGGTAAAGAACCGCGAGCAACCGTAGAGGCGGTGAGGATGGGCAAGAAAATGATGTTCGCATCGTCGGCAAAGGCGGTGCGGGAATTAGGGTTTCGCCAGGTTCCGGTCTACCCTGCATTGCGCGCGGCCGTAGAGTGGTTTCAGCTTAACGGCTACGTCGGGGACCATCGAGGAAGCCGTTGA
- the hpnH gene encoding adenosyl-hopene transferase HpnH → MAVPISQMWTVATYVLGQKLKGRERYPLVLMLEPLFRCNLACAGCGKVQYPPHILKKNLSPAECFAAVEECGAPMVSIPGGEPLLHPQIVEIVEGLVARKKYVYLCTNALELKKRLPEFTPSKYLTFSVHLDGQREHHDFSVCREGGYDIAVEGVREAVKRGFRVTTNTTLFDGADANSVRAFFDEVMSMGVEGIVLSPGYTYDKAPDQKHFLGRARSRRLFRAILSNRKKSWKFNMSPLFLEFLMGKRSYKCTPWGSPAYNIFGWQKPCYLLQDGYVDTFQELMNLTDWDGYGTESGNPKCANCMVSCGYEPTAVDHGFGSLNGFLGMVKATLFNKYEDRGALDLLNKPAQGGHGTLVQISEPVEREVEELRA, encoded by the coding sequence ATGGCTGTACCGATTTCACAGATGTGGACGGTAGCGACGTACGTCCTGGGGCAAAAGCTGAAGGGACGCGAGCGGTATCCGCTGGTTCTGATGCTTGAGCCGCTTTTCCGCTGTAACCTAGCTTGCGCAGGTTGTGGCAAGGTGCAATATCCTCCGCATATTCTCAAGAAAAATCTCTCGCCCGCGGAATGCTTTGCGGCAGTCGAGGAGTGCGGCGCCCCAATGGTGAGCATCCCTGGCGGCGAGCCTTTGCTGCACCCGCAAATCGTCGAGATTGTCGAAGGCCTGGTTGCACGCAAGAAGTACGTCTATCTGTGCACTAACGCCCTCGAATTGAAGAAGCGTCTGCCGGAGTTTACCCCTTCGAAATACCTGACGTTCTCGGTGCATCTTGACGGTCAACGCGAACACCATGATTTCTCGGTCTGCCGCGAAGGCGGCTATGACATCGCTGTCGAGGGCGTTCGCGAGGCCGTAAAACGCGGCTTCCGGGTGACGACTAACACGACCCTTTTTGATGGCGCCGATGCCAACAGCGTGCGCGCCTTTTTCGACGAGGTCATGTCGATGGGGGTTGAAGGCATTGTGCTCTCACCGGGCTATACCTATGATAAGGCGCCGGATCAAAAGCACTTCCTCGGGCGCGCCCGTTCGCGGAGGCTCTTTCGGGCGATTCTGTCTAACCGGAAGAAAAGCTGGAAATTCAATATGTCGCCGCTCTTCCTTGAGTTCCTCATGGGCAAGCGGAGCTACAAATGCACACCCTGGGGCTCGCCAGCATATAACATCTTCGGTTGGCAGAAACCGTGTTACCTGCTGCAGGATGGTTATGTCGACACCTTTCAAGAGTTGATGAATTTAACCGATTGGGACGGTTACGGGACCGAAAGCGGAAATCCCAAGTGCGCGAACTGCATGGTCAGCTGCGGATACGAGCCGACCGCTGTCGATCATGGCTTTGGTTCGCTCAACGGGTTCCTCGGCATGGTCAAGGCGACGCTCTTCAACAAGTATGAAGATCGCGGCGCGCTCGATCTGCTGAACAAGCCAGCGCAGGGCGGTCACGGCACCCTTGTCCAGATCTCTGAACCCGTCGAAAGAGAAGTCGAGGAGTTGCGCGCTTGA
- the shc gene encoding squalene--hopene cyclase: protein MSVLRASGKFGVSKAVSPEPIEPPTPRFGRIDASLEDVSAAAEHAKNYLLGQQHPDGYWCGELEADSMLEADYIFGHVLLGTGDPGKMGRAMSEILRYQNEDGGWSIYPGGPSNISLSVKCYLAGKLMGMPAQDPRLERAREWILEHGGVVECNTFTKIYLCAIGQYDYDAVPAVPPEIVLFPNWFYFNIYEISSWSRAILVPLSILYAKKPFKKLAPEQGIDELFVGGRENADLRLRFDRKKLVSWRNFFLVADRLVHLAERVHIRPLRQVALKRAEKWMLERLEMSDGLGAIYPAMLNSIIALRHLGYSVDDPQVIRAMDEFEKLGIEDPGVPDQIEPTFRMQPCMSPVWDTAYAVYALGEAGVSRNDSRLLKAADWMLSKEVRHKGDWAVKAPNAEPGGWYFEFNNEFYPDVDDSAQVLLALNKVDNPRERYQYDVSKRAIDWIFAMQCQNGGWASFDKDNTKMIFQYIPFADHNAMLDPPTVDITGRILEMLATYGYTSKDKRVERAIKFIYDQQEPDGSWFGRWGVNYIYGTFLVLRGLEAIGVWNHEPQIQQAAEWIRMVQNSDGGWGESCESYDDPGTRGVGVSTPSQTAWALLGLLAAGDTRSDSVAKGIRWLLSHQRTDGSWDESRGSGAEKQAIYTGTGFPRVFYLAYHHYRDYFPLLALTTYRKSMERGV from the coding sequence ATGAGCGTACTCAGGGCAAGTGGAAAATTCGGGGTATCGAAGGCAGTCTCGCCGGAGCCAATCGAGCCTCCCACGCCAAGATTCGGCAGGATCGATGCATCCCTCGAGGATGTATCCGCGGCTGCTGAACACGCCAAGAATTATTTGCTGGGCCAGCAACATCCGGACGGCTATTGGTGTGGCGAGCTTGAAGCAGATTCGATGCTGGAAGCCGATTACATCTTCGGCCATGTACTGCTCGGCACCGGTGATCCTGGCAAGATGGGCCGGGCGATGAGCGAGATCCTTCGCTATCAGAACGAAGATGGCGGATGGTCGATTTATCCTGGCGGTCCATCGAATATCAGCTTGTCGGTAAAGTGCTACCTCGCCGGAAAGCTCATGGGGATGCCTGCTCAGGATCCCAGACTGGAGCGGGCGAGAGAGTGGATCCTGGAGCACGGTGGAGTGGTGGAATGCAACACCTTCACCAAAATTTATCTCTGCGCAATCGGCCAATACGATTACGACGCGGTGCCGGCGGTGCCGCCCGAGATCGTGCTGTTTCCGAACTGGTTCTATTTCAATATTTACGAGATCTCTTCCTGGTCACGGGCGATCCTGGTTCCGCTTTCCATTCTTTACGCCAAGAAGCCTTTCAAGAAGTTGGCGCCAGAGCAGGGGATTGACGAATTATTCGTAGGCGGACGGGAGAACGCCGACCTTCGGCTGCGTTTCGATCGGAAGAAGCTGGTGAGCTGGAGGAATTTCTTCCTGGTTGCCGACCGGTTAGTTCACCTCGCCGAGCGGGTCCATATCCGGCCCTTGCGTCAAGTCGCTCTGAAGAGAGCCGAGAAGTGGATGCTGGAACGGCTCGAAATGTCGGATGGCCTGGGCGCGATCTATCCGGCCATGCTGAATTCGATCATCGCGCTACGCCATCTTGGATATTCGGTGGACGATCCGCAGGTGATCCGGGCGATGGACGAGTTCGAGAAGCTGGGCATCGAAGATCCCGGCGTCCCCGATCAGATTGAGCCAACCTTTCGGATGCAGCCCTGTATGTCGCCGGTCTGGGACACGGCTTACGCGGTCTATGCACTTGGGGAAGCCGGAGTCTCGCGCAACGATTCTCGCTTGCTGAAGGCGGCTGACTGGATGCTGTCGAAGGAAGTCCGCCACAAGGGGGATTGGGCGGTCAAGGCGCCAAATGCCGAGCCGGGCGGGTGGTATTTCGAGTTCAATAATGAGTTTTATCCGGATGTCGACGATTCCGCGCAGGTTCTGCTTGCGCTGAACAAGGTCGACAATCCACGCGAGCGCTACCAGTACGATGTCTCGAAGCGGGCGATCGATTGGATCTTCGCCATGCAGTGCCAGAACGGTGGCTGGGCAAGCTTCGACAAAGACAACACCAAGATGATCTTTCAGTACATTCCGTTTGCTGACCATAACGCGATGCTGGATCCTCCGACCGTCGACATTACCGGGCGGATCTTGGAGATGCTCGCTACCTACGGTTATACGAGCAAAGACAAACGGGTCGAACGAGCGATCAAGTTCATCTATGACCAGCAGGAGCCGGACGGAAGCTGGTTTGGCCGCTGGGGCGTGAACTATATCTATGGGACCTTCCTGGTGTTGCGGGGGCTGGAAGCGATCGGAGTGTGGAATCACGAGCCGCAGATTCAACAGGCAGCGGAGTGGATCCGTATGGTGCAGAATTCCGATGGCGGCTGGGGCGAAAGCTGCGAGAGCTATGACGATCCAGGTACCCGCGGGGTTGGAGTCAGCACGCCGTCGCAGACCGCATGGGCGTTGCTGGGGCTATTGGCGGCGGGCGATACGCGAAGCGATTCAGTGGCCAAGGGAATTCGTTGGCTGCTGAGCCATCAGCGGACGGATGGATCCTGGGATGAAAGTCGTGGATCAGGGGCCGAAAAACAGGCGATCTATACCGGTACCGGCTTTCCCCGGGTGTTCTATCTGGCTTACCACCACTATCGCGATTATTTTCCGCTCCTGGCATTGACCACTTACCGCAAGTCGATGGAGCGCGGTGTTTAG
- a CDS encoding 4-hydroxy-3-methylbut-2-enyl diphosphate reductase, with protein sequence MIQAFPDAEKRVLLLKPRGFCAGVVRAIDIVRIALETFGAPIYVRKEIVHNRFVVNELAEKGAIFVDDIDDVPSGMRVIYSAHGVSPAVRERSKERKLKVIDATCPLVTKVHVEAVKFAKQGYSLVLIGHRDHDEIEGTLGEAPDVTQVVSSAEEVESLVVPDPERVAYLTQTTLSLDEARDIITALKARFPKIAGPHSQDICYATENRQVAVKNVAHEADLVLVVGSDNSSNSNRLVEVSRNLSTRSHLIENSSSIQPEWLEGVKTVVLTAGASAPEVLVEDVVNYLRQKGFGSVEEVEVMPENVRFGLPPEIVQAIAAAPAIPAVSA encoded by the coding sequence CTGATTCAGGCTTTTCCCGATGCGGAGAAGCGCGTTCTCTTGCTGAAGCCGCGCGGCTTCTGCGCCGGCGTCGTGCGTGCGATCGACATCGTTCGCATAGCACTTGAGACCTTCGGCGCGCCAATCTATGTCCGTAAGGAAATTGTCCACAACCGCTTCGTGGTCAACGAATTGGCGGAGAAGGGCGCGATTTTCGTCGATGACATCGACGACGTTCCTTCGGGGATGCGGGTGATCTATAGCGCCCATGGCGTTTCGCCGGCGGTGCGTGAGCGCAGCAAGGAGCGCAAGCTCAAGGTGATCGATGCCACTTGCCCGCTGGTGACCAAGGTCCATGTCGAAGCGGTCAAGTTCGCCAAGCAGGGATATTCACTGGTGCTGATCGGCCATCGCGACCATGATGAGATCGAGGGCACGCTGGGCGAAGCGCCAGACGTGACCCAGGTAGTATCGAGTGCCGAAGAGGTCGAGTCGCTCGTGGTGCCCGATCCAGAGCGGGTCGCCTATCTTACTCAGACCACTTTGAGCCTCGATGAAGCACGCGACATCATTACCGCGTTAAAAGCCCGATTTCCGAAAATTGCCGGCCCCCATTCTCAAGATATTTGTTATGCCACGGAGAATCGCCAGGTGGCCGTCAAGAACGTGGCTCATGAGGCGGACCTGGTGCTGGTGGTCGGGTCGGACAACAGCTCGAATTCCAATCGGCTGGTGGAAGTATCGCGTAATTTGAGCACCCGAAGTCATCTCATAGAAAATTCGAGTTCGATTCAGCCGGAATGGCTGGAAGGGGTCAAGACGGTGGTCCTGACGGCCGGTGCATCGGCACCGGAAGTGCTGGTCGAAGACGTCGTAAATTATTTGCGTCAAAAGGGTTTTGGCAGCGTCGAAGAGGTAGAAGTGATGCCGGAGAATGTGCGCTTCGGGCTGCCCCCGGAGATCGTGCAAGCGATTGCCGCCGCTCCGGCGATCCCTGCGGTGAGCGCCTAA
- a CDS encoding Uma2 family endonuclease, whose translation MGSSLELLTLPAKIVPAARLSDDEFLAFCKANEPYQFEMNERGEILVMTPLGLKGSNIEGYVFRKLDDWVEHTGNGFAVNANAGFRLPDTSLRLPDAAWISSERWNSLTPAQQEEFGQFCPDFVVEVRSPSDRAAAVEKKMLKWITNGAQLAWLIDPIRKLAIIYRPGLAPETILKPEFLEGNPPVEGFQLKMERFWA comes from the coding sequence ATGGGATCGTCTTTAGAGCTATTGACTCTGCCTGCGAAGATTGTCCCTGCCGCTCGCCTGAGCGATGACGAATTTCTTGCTTTCTGCAAAGCCAACGAGCCCTATCAGTTTGAGATGAATGAGAGGGGAGAAATCCTCGTGATGACTCCACTGGGCCTGAAGGGCAGCAATATCGAGGGCTATGTCTTCCGCAAGCTGGATGATTGGGTAGAGCATACAGGCAACGGTTTCGCGGTCAACGCCAACGCGGGATTTCGCCTGCCGGATACATCCTTGCGTCTGCCAGATGCGGCTTGGATTTCGTCTGAACGTTGGAACTCCTTGACGCCGGCACAGCAAGAGGAATTTGGTCAGTTTTGCCCCGATTTTGTGGTCGAGGTGCGCTCGCCGAGCGATCGCGCGGCTGCCGTCGAGAAAAAGATGCTGAAGTGGATAACGAACGGCGCCCAGCTTGCGTGGCTCATCGATCCGATTCGGAAGCTGGCGATCATCTACCGTCCTGGGCTAGCGCCGGAGACGATCCTCAAGCCGGAGTTCCTGGAAGGCAATCCGCCTGTCGAGGGTTTTCAGCTGAAGATGGAACGATTTTGGGCATAG
- the recN gene encoding DNA repair protein RecN yields the protein MLLELRAENYAVIDHAVAVFGPGLNLLTGETGAGKSILVDALALLMGDKASSDMVRHGADRAVVACVFESTAGAEAALEANGLDGDGEEVILRREILPNGKGRVYVNNQPATVTVLRQLAPELALIHAQSETLGAFDAAQQRGLLDRFAGISADGELATAVSAAFANWREISTRLDDLERDEQDRLRAADLWSFQNKEIAGVRPVAGEDEALENERRILANAEKLYAAAMSAYELLYEGSSSAEGNLRAAEKHLDELARFDHKFVETAEQLASARAVVEDVGATVRDYAESIQASPERLAEIEDRLALLERLKRKYGSTLSEVIAYGEEVSAKLAEIENRDEVLKSLKADLLRAAERYCSAAASLSKERIAAAKRLEKLAEHQINDLAMKVKFAVGVASRQEETFWTSHGWDTVECRIATNAGEPLKPLDEIASGGEMSRVLLALKVSVEEGANLAASHASAKGGKKKTAAPRTLVFDEIDIGIGGRAAEAVGQKLKELSRAQQILCVTHLPQIAAFADQHFLIEKREHQGRTKTAIRLMDESERTQEIARMLSGAAVTETSVKHAEQLLRGSR from the coding sequence ATGCTGCTCGAACTGCGGGCTGAAAATTATGCGGTGATCGATCACGCGGTCGCCGTCTTTGGGCCTGGGCTGAACCTGCTGACTGGTGAGACGGGCGCGGGGAAATCGATTCTGGTGGACGCTCTGGCGCTGCTAATGGGTGATAAGGCCTCTTCGGACATGGTTCGCCACGGAGCGGACCGGGCCGTAGTGGCCTGTGTTTTTGAGAGTACGGCTGGGGCAGAGGCCGCGCTGGAGGCGAACGGACTTGACGGCGATGGCGAAGAGGTCATTCTGCGGCGCGAGATTCTTCCGAACGGCAAGGGTCGCGTCTATGTGAATAACCAGCCGGCGACAGTGACCGTTTTGCGTCAGTTGGCCCCAGAACTGGCGCTGATCCATGCTCAGTCTGAGACGCTGGGCGCCTTTGACGCGGCCCAGCAGCGTGGCCTGCTGGACCGGTTTGCCGGGATCTCTGCCGATGGGGAGCTGGCAACGGCAGTCTCGGCGGCATTTGCGAATTGGCGCGAGATTTCTACCCGCCTGGACGATCTCGAGCGCGATGAACAGGACCGGCTCCGGGCGGCTGATCTCTGGAGCTTTCAGAACAAAGAGATTGCCGGCGTTCGGCCGGTCGCAGGAGAAGACGAAGCTCTCGAAAATGAGCGGCGCATCCTCGCGAATGCCGAGAAGCTTTACGCGGCGGCGATGAGTGCTTATGAACTGCTGTACGAGGGAAGCAGTTCGGCGGAAGGAAATCTGCGGGCTGCTGAGAAGCACCTTGACGAACTGGCTCGCTTCGATCACAAGTTTGTAGAGACAGCGGAGCAGCTTGCCTCGGCGCGGGCGGTGGTTGAGGATGTTGGTGCAACCGTTCGCGATTACGCCGAGAGTATTCAGGCGTCGCCCGAGAGGCTGGCGGAGATTGAAGACCGTCTGGCCTTGTTGGAACGGCTGAAGCGCAAATACGGATCAACGCTCAGCGAGGTCATCGCCTATGGCGAGGAGGTTTCCGCGAAGCTGGCGGAGATTGAGAATCGTGACGAAGTCCTGAAAAGCCTCAAGGCGGATCTGTTGCGAGCAGCGGAGCGCTATTGTTCGGCGGCTGCTTCGCTCAGCAAAGAACGGATTGCGGCGGCCAAGCGATTGGAAAAGCTCGCCGAGCACCAGATCAACGACCTGGCCATGAAGGTGAAGTTCGCGGTGGGAGTCGCCTCGAGGCAAGAAGAGACCTTTTGGACGTCGCATGGCTGGGACACGGTCGAATGCCGGATTGCGACGAATGCTGGCGAGCCGCTGAAGCCGCTTGATGAGATTGCCTCGGGCGGCGAAATGTCCCGGGTGCTGCTCGCGTTGAAGGTCAGCGTTGAAGAGGGAGCTAACCTGGCTGCCTCCCATGCTTCGGCAAAGGGAGGAAAGAAGAAAACAGCGGCGCCGCGCACGTTGGTTTTCGACGAAATCGACATCGGCATTGGGGGGCGCGCGGCTGAAGCGGTGGGCCAGAAGCTGAAGGAGCTATCGCGCGCGCAACAGATCTTGTGCGTGACCCATCTGCCGCAAATAGCCGCCTTTGCCGACCAACACTTCCTCATCGAAAAACGCGAACATCAGGGGCGAACCAAGACGGCGATCCGGCTGATGGATGAGTCCGAAAGAACGCAGGAGATTGCGCGAATGCTCAGCGGAGCCGCGGTGACCGAGACCTCGGTGAAGCATGCTGAACAGTTGTTGCGTGGCAGCCGGTAG